The proteins below are encoded in one region of Terriglobia bacterium:
- a CDS encoding fatty acid desaturase has protein sequence MRGKEGVLFYLAAIHVLAVVGLILYPIPSIPIFLTALAFNLLGGLGTTVCNHRYLAHRTLKLNKGVEHFFIFWTVFNGSGSPAHWAANHRLHHAKADSMDDVSSPTHGGFWWAHLRWLYQTSPADMKRWAPDLNKPEYNFWERAETIIVGLAMVGGLAFGWKAFFWVGAIRLVYSLHLQCFVNSITHMGEADERGETAKNLWWLGPLQLSAWGENWHGNHHRYANSARLGLKWWQVDVGWYVIWTMEKIGLAHGVKCAKAG, from the coding sequence GTGAGAGGAAAAGAGGGCGTTCTATTCTACCTCGCCGCAATACACGTTTTAGCCGTCGTCGGACTCATTCTCTATCCAATTCCGAGCATTCCGATATTCCTGACGGCGCTTGCGTTCAATCTGCTTGGAGGCCTGGGCACGACGGTCTGCAATCATCGTTATCTGGCGCACCGCACTCTCAAGCTCAATAAGGGAGTCGAGCATTTTTTCATCTTCTGGACTGTCTTCAACGGCTCCGGCTCGCCCGCGCATTGGGCGGCAAATCACCGTCTGCACCACGCGAAGGCCGATTCGATGGACGACGTTTCGAGCCCCACGCACGGCGGGTTCTGGTGGGCGCATCTGCGGTGGCTCTATCAGACCTCTCCGGCGGACATGAAGCGATGGGCGCCCGACCTCAACAAGCCGGAATACAATTTCTGGGAGCGTGCGGAGACGATCATCGTCGGGCTCGCAATGGTTGGCGGGCTCGCATTCGGATGGAAAGCGTTTTTCTGGGTGGGTGCGATTCGTCTGGTCTACTCATTACACCTTCAGTGCTTCGTCAATAGCATCACCCACATGGGCGAAGCCGACGAGCGGGGCGAAACCGCCAAGAATCTCTGGTGGCTTGGCCCGCTGCAACTTTCGGCCTGGGGCGAAAACTGGCACGGGAATCACCACCGGTACGCCAATTCGGCCCGTCTCGGCCTGAAATGGTGGCAAGTGGATGTCGGCTGGTACGTCATCTGGACGATGGAGAAGATCGGGCTGGCCCACGG
- a CDS encoding type II toxin-antitoxin system PemK/MazF family toxin: protein MVKVSQGDVWWAGLRKPAGSGPGLKHPVIVVQGDSINRSNIATVICVPLTSNLAWASAPGNVFLKSRFTGLPKDSVANVSQLISVDRALLTERTGNLPKTKLELILSGIDIILGG from the coding sequence GTGGTAAAGGTCTCCCAAGGTGATGTTTGGTGGGCCGGCCTGCGGAAGCCGGCCGGCTCCGGACCCGGTCTCAAGCATCCGGTCATTGTTGTTCAAGGCGACTCCATTAACCGCAGCAACATTGCGACAGTTATCTGTGTCCCTCTCACCAGCAATTTGGCATGGGCAAGCGCTCCTGGAAACGTTTTCTTGAAAAGCCGGTTTACTGGACTGCCGAAGGATTCCGTTGCCAATGTCTCCCAGCTCATATCTGTAGACCGCGCTCTATTAACGGAGCGCACCGGTAACCTTCCGAAAACCAAACTTGAACTCATCCTATCGGGCATTGATATCATCCTCGGCGGCTAG